Below is a window of Halobacillus amylolyticus DNA.
ATCTTACATTGTTAATCCCTCCATTCTAGGTGGTATGGAGACGGCTGTTGATTACATTATTACCAATATGGCCAAAGAGAACAAATTATTGGTTATTGGTTTTTTATATGTTTTCACAGGTATTGTTAATATGATTAAAATGACCGGTGGGATTAAAGGTTTTATTGAACTATCCTCAAATAAAATTAAAAATGAAAAACAAGCCATCTTTTTAGTTTGGGTAACGGTGATTGGTACTTTTACTTCCCCGAACCTCAGAATTGTCACTGTTGCCCCCATTATGAAGGCTCTTCAAAAGAAGATGAATATCTCCAAAGAAAGGATTAGCTTTGTGATTGAGGCGACAGGGCTCCCTATCATAGCACTCATTCCTGTAGCAACGGCCTTTATCGGTTTTATGACTTCGACCATAGAAATGTCCTTAAACAATACAGATACAGGTAGTGATCCTTACCTATTGTTTATCAAAAGTATTCCTTACAACATTTTTGCATTAGTCATGATTGTACTTGCCATCACTTTCAGCTTTGTTAAACATCCCAATTTCTTAGGAAATGAGAAGAAAAAGAATAAGGAGAAAAAACGTATTTGGGAAGATTCGCACTCGGTAGCATCTAAGGAATTGGATTCCAGACCCGTTAATATCTTTATCCCAATCATTACAGCATTAATTCTGACCATCGGTTTATCTTGGTGGGATGGCTACAAGAAGACTGGAAGTATGTTGGATGCATTTATTAAAGCTGATGTGTCAAAAGCCATGTTTATTGCGATCCTTCTTTCTTTGTTGGTTACATTTGTTTTACTTCTCATTGAAAAATACCCACTAAAGAAATTATTTAATTACTTTTTTGAAGGTGGAAATAAACTAATGCCAGCCATCTTCTTATTTGCTTTAGTTTGGGGTTTATCTTCAGCTACCGAAGATCTTGGCTTATCCAATTTTGTAACAGCCGCACTTGATTGGATTCCGACAAATTTTATTCCACCTGTTATATTTATATTAGGATCAATAATGGCCTACTTTGTTGGCTCAACATGGGGTTCGTGGGGACTTTTAATGCCCATAGGTGTGTCACTTGCAGCCACATCAGGTATCTATCTTCCCCTTATGATTGGGATTGTTTTTGCATGTGGGGTCTTTGGAGGATTAACATCTCCACTCAGTGGAACGACTGTCACTATGTCTAAAATTATGGATATGGAAATATTAGCTTATTCAAGATATAAGTTGAAACACAGCCTTACTGGGTTCATTATTGCCGTCATTCTTTATGGGGTGATCACATTTGTAGTATAGTCCCTTAGGGATTCTGGATTCCATTAAGGTATAAGGTCGATAATTACCTTCTATGCGTATGCACAAAACCGACCGGTATGTATTCCTTCCTTCTTAGTTAATCATGTTGGACATATCTATATACCAACTATCCAAAAGAAATGAGGAATTTAGAATGAAAAAGGTTGGTGTTGGAGTTCTTTTAGTTAGTTTTATTCTTGTCATCATGTTCATTTTTATAAAAAGTGATGAGTCGCAGCAAAATCAAGTAAATGCAGAAAATTCAACTGAATTGGAAGGACATGAACGTCAAAAAAAAGTGAGATCAGAAATGCAACAAATTGAAAAGGAAAAAAGTAAAGATTCAAATGTCTTTAGCAAAATTACTAATGAATTAAAAGCAAAGGATTTTAAAGTCCTCGAAAGTAAGGGTATTCAATACACAACAGAAAATGGATGGGAACTTTTAATTGAGATTCCTGCAATGAACAACAATCTAAATTCGAGTAAAAAAGAAATAATAGAAATAGCAAATAAATTTCTAGAGAAAAGTGACATTTCTGAACTAAATTTTTCTGTTAAAATAAGACCTGTTGATGTCAAAAATAAGGAAGAACAGTAGTGGTGGTTATTCGGTTCCTTCGCGAAAAAGGAATCCTCAGATAAATGAGGATTCCTTTTTCTTTTGTCTAAAGATCATGTCATAGGAGGCAAATAAAACCGTAGCCTGGCAAAACCTTGTTTTATTATATTGTGTACACTACAAAAGGACCCCAATTCTCTTTATGTATAAAGGAGGATTGGGGTTTTTACGTAATTAGTAGTAAACCACCCCCTGAAATTGGACAATATTGTGTCTCTTATCGCAATAACCTATGTGAAAAGGAGTGAACCATTTATAATAAAAATACGGATAATTATCGACATAATATATACAGGGAAAAGAAGAGTTTTTTTCATTCGTAAAAATAAAGCATCAAATGAAGAAAATAGGAGGTTAACTGATGGCGACCAGTATATTATTAATAGATGATCACAAATTGTTTCGTGAAGGAGTAAAGCATATATTGGATTGTGAGTCCAGCTTTGAAATCGTTGCAGAAGGGGATAACGGAGCTGAGGCGCTTGCCCTAATCGAAAAAAATAACCCTGAAATTGTATTGATGGATATTAATATGGGTTTAGAAGCGATAGCTGAGATTACAAATCGCTATCCAAACGTGAAAATTATTATTCTTTCCTTTCATGATGATGAACACATCGTAAGCCATTCTCTGAAAACGGGGGCCCAAGGGTACTTATTAAAAGAAATGGATTCTGATTCTTTAGTGGAAGCAATTAAAATAGTCAATGATGGCGGATCCTATTTACATCCAAAGGTGACCCACAGTATAATTGCGGAATATCGCCGGCTATCGGCGAACTCATTCCAACCGTTAGAGTATCGTAAGCCCCTTCATCTGCTTACCAGCCGTGAGTGTGAGATACTGCAATTTCTACTGAACGGTTATACTAACCGTAGAATGGCTGAATCGCTTAATCTTAGTGAAAAAACGATTAAAAACCACGTGAGCCATATCTTGCAAAAAATGAAAGTCAATGACCGTACACAAGCCGTCGTTACAGCCATTAAAAACGGCTGGGTTGAAGTTGTCTGAAACGAAGCAATGGGGGGATTTCTTCCATTGCTTTTTTTGTTGGAAATTCCTTATTTTTCTTCTTCCCTGTTCATGATAAGTCTCGATACATAGAACTACTTCCTTTTGTTCAAAATAAAGGTGTATTTCCAAAGAACTTTTAAAGGAGGATGCAACAAAATGAGTGACGATAAGTTAAATAGCAAGCATTCCAAAGAACAGTTTGGCAAGATAAAATCTTACCAAGAGATTAACGATGAAGTTTCTAAAAATGAGAAGTTAAAACACAAGCAACCAACTCCTCAACCACAAGATTTTGAAGAAATTGAGTATTAAAAACTTAAGTGTACAGGACAATTTTCTACTATTAAGGGTGACTTATCTTAGACACTAACGGATTCTACTGTATTGTTTCGAGGAGTGATTAAAGTAGAGCAACAACAAATCTTACCAGAAGAGATAAGTGTCATTGTTGTCGCAGTGCTGTTAGGGACCTTGGCAAGAGCACTGGTTTTAAAAGAGGATTATCGCCAGTATCCAAGTTACCCTAATGGCCTTTTAATTAACATTATTACAGGTTTTGTTGCTGCTGCATTAGGTGCTGTAGCTATACCAGCCTTAATGAGCAAGAACTATATTGCAGTTACATTTCTTACATTGGCACTACAACAATTTAGAGATGTACGAAAAATGGAAAAAGAAAGCTTAAGCGATCTAGAGTATACAGAGTACACCTACAGAGGAAATGCATATATAGATGGCATTGCTAAAACATTTGAATCCCGAAACTATATTGCCTTCATTACAGCTTTTTTTACTTCACTAACGATTACCATTTTACCATTTAATTTATGGGTGAATGTTATGGCAGGAATTATAGCCGGATTAACTGTATTTTATTTCCTTAAACGCTTCACTAAAGGGAAAAGCATTGGGGATATTGCACAAGTTAAGCCTGGAAAGATTGAGGTCAAGAACTCAAGTCTATTTGTTGATGGAATTTTTGTTAGTAACCTTTTAGGTACGGATAATGCCGAAAAGCTCTTTAAGGAGGAAGGATTAGCTGTTGTCATCTATCCAAAAGAAGATCATTTTCGAATCAATCTTGATAACTTTGGTCAGAGACAAGCAGCTCTTTTTGAAGCAACAAGAGCGCTAGGTAATAAACGTTATCATTTTTCAAGGAAAGATTATGAAAAAGGAAGAGTTGTTATAACTCTTGTGCCAATTAAGCAAGACATTGATGCATTAGTAGAAGTTGTAAAAAAATGTCCATTGCTAGAAAGTGCCAAAAAATCTCATAATGTGATGAAAACGAACTTGAAGGGAGAAGAGTAATGGGAAGAGAATCTACCTTGAAGCCTAATTATGAAATTCTAGCTTATATAACAAGAGTAAAAGAAAGACTGTTAGCAAGTAATTGTCTTTGTCTATTAGCAGAATCGGAGGAATCTGCCAAAGAGATGACAGTGGATATTGCCAAAGCAATGAAAGCTGATGTTGTCCAATTAACAAACGGAGATTATATGATCATACGGGTTTGAAGAATTCAATTATGTTATGCTCCGTTAAATTAGCTCCAAATAAATTCTTCTATTACCTTCCCCATCTTTCTATAGGTGCTATGGTTCATAAAAAAACTCACTTTTCGCATTGAAGTAAAAGAAAGTAATGCTTTTTAAGGTGAATCACACTCTTTAGTGTTGCATTCAATAGTCTCCCCATCTTCCTGTAAATTTGATATCCCCCCTTTAATAATTGACTTCCATTTTCCTAACGGTTAAAATTTTTACCCAAGGAAACTTTTTAGACCTAGTGAATAAGATAAGATTTATTAGGAATTTAAAAATGCCATTTTTAAGGCATCTTTTAAAGTTAGGGGGATATTTAATATGATTGACTTTTTTCTAGACCTTAATCCAATCGTTCAGGCTCTAATCGCCACATGTTTTACATGGGGGATGACGGCCCTTGGAGCAGCCCTAGTATTTACGACTAAAACACTAAACCAAAAACTGTTAGATGGGATGCTGGGTTTCGCTGGAGGAGTCATGATCGCTGCAAGTTTTTGGTCCCTTCTTTCCCCAGCCCTTGATATGGCTGAGGCTGATGGAATACCCGCCTGGATTCCAGCAGCCGTAGGATTTTTATTAGGAGGGATATTTCTATGGGGAGTTGATAAAATTCTTCCGCACCTCCATCCTACGTCATCTATCGAAGAAGCAGAGGGGATTCATCCGAATCAAAAAAGGCGAAGTACTTTATTAGTGCTTGCGATTACGTTACACAACATACCCGAGGGGCTTGCCGTGGGTGTTGCATTTGGAGCTATCGCAGCTGGGTTCCCGTCAGCTTCCTTGGCAGGAGCTATTGCTTTAGGAATCGGAATCGGTATTCAAAACTTTCCTGAAGGGGTTGCGGTTTCGATGCCTCTTCGCAGGGATGGAATGTCACGCAGGAAGAGTTTTATGTACGGACAGTTTTCAGGGATGGTTGAGCCTATTTCTGCCATTATAGGGGTAATGGCTGTTACATTAATCGAGCCTCTTTTACCCTATGCTCTAAGCTTTGCTGCTGGTGCGATGATTTTTGTAGTAGCTGAAGAGGTCATCCCAGGTTCCCAGGAAGAGGGAAATAAAGATTTAGCATCGATGACCTTAATGATTGGTTTTACAGTAATGATGATATTAGACGTCGCACTTGGATAAAAAACTAGGATGGTCTCAAAAAAGAAATGTTAGTCAGAAGTAACTCTGCTTTAATAAATCGTACTTTATTAATTGTCTAGAACATCTGGAATACTGCTTGAAGCTA
It encodes the following:
- a CDS encoding Na+/H+ antiporter NhaC family protein, with the translated sequence MSDWTSIIPFIIIIPIAFYTKQVLAGLFIGLLVASYIVNPSILGGMETAVDYIITNMAKENKLLVIGFLYVFTGIVNMIKMTGGIKGFIELSSNKIKNEKQAIFLVWVTVIGTFTSPNLRIVTVAPIMKALQKKMNISKERISFVIEATGLPIIALIPVATAFIGFMTSTIEMSLNNTDTGSDPYLLFIKSIPYNIFALVMIVLAITFSFVKHPNFLGNEKKKNKEKKRIWEDSHSVASKELDSRPVNIFIPIITALILTIGLSWWDGYKKTGSMLDAFIKADVSKAMFIAILLSLLVTFVLLLIEKYPLKKLFNYFFEGGNKLMPAIFLFALVWGLSSATEDLGLSNFVTAALDWIPTNFIPPVIFILGSIMAYFVGSTWGSWGLLMPIGVSLAATSGIYLPLMIGIVFACGVFGGLTSPLSGTTVTMSKIMDMEILAYSRYKLKHSLTGFIIAVILYGVITFVV
- a CDS encoding response regulator, translated to MATSILLIDDHKLFREGVKHILDCESSFEIVAEGDNGAEALALIEKNNPEIVLMDINMGLEAIAEITNRYPNVKIIILSFHDDEHIVSHSLKTGAQGYLLKEMDSDSLVEAIKIVNDGGSYLHPKVTHSIIAEYRRLSANSFQPLEYRKPLHLLTSRECEILQFLLNGYTNRRMAESLNLSEKTIKNHVSHILQKMKVNDRTQAVVTAIKNGWVEVV
- a CDS encoding YIEGIA family protein: MIKVEQQQILPEEISVIVVAVLLGTLARALVLKEDYRQYPSYPNGLLINIITGFVAAALGAVAIPALMSKNYIAVTFLTLALQQFRDVRKMEKESLSDLEYTEYTYRGNAYIDGIAKTFESRNYIAFITAFFTSLTITILPFNLWVNVMAGIIAGLTVFYFLKRFTKGKSIGDIAQVKPGKIEVKNSSLFVDGIFVSNLLGTDNAEKLFKEEGLAVVIYPKEDHFRINLDNFGQRQAALFEATRALGNKRYHFSRKDYEKGRVVITLVPIKQDIDALVEVVKKCPLLESAKKSHNVMKTNLKGEE
- a CDS encoding capping complex subunit for YIEGIA, with translation MGRESTLKPNYEILAYITRVKERLLASNCLCLLAESEESAKEMTVDIAKAMKADVVQLTNGDYMIIRV
- a CDS encoding ZIP family metal transporter — its product is MIDFFLDLNPIVQALIATCFTWGMTALGAALVFTTKTLNQKLLDGMLGFAGGVMIAASFWSLLSPALDMAEADGIPAWIPAAVGFLLGGIFLWGVDKILPHLHPTSSIEEAEGIHPNQKRRSTLLVLAITLHNIPEGLAVGVAFGAIAAGFPSASLAGAIALGIGIGIQNFPEGVAVSMPLRRDGMSRRKSFMYGQFSGMVEPISAIIGVMAVTLIEPLLPYALSFAAGAMIFVVAEEVIPGSQEEGNKDLASMTLMIGFTVMMILDVALG